The following proteins come from a genomic window of Citrobacter europaeus:
- a CDS encoding alpha/beta hydrolase — translation MSFADSTNPSAPVSMTDKWDKTFAESQKVEHRKVSFQNRYGITLVGDLYLPKDRGDRKLAAIAVSGPFGAVKEQSSGLYAQTLAEQGFVTLAFDPSYTGESGGYPRNVASPDINTEDFSAAVDFLGLQKEVDRNRIGLLGICGWGGMALNDAAMDTRVKAVATSVMYDMSRAMGHGVGDGKDRYSTADRRAVLQYLNEQRWKDAQSGTFAHGGHDINVDSNGKASAGERVLPETLPANPHPILKEFFDYYRMPRGFHERSVNSTGAWTATMPLSFMNMPLLSYASEITIPTLIVTGEKAHSRYFAEDAFKAIGSKDKELVVVPGANHVDLYDNVAGKIPFAKFEQFFQTKLK, via the coding sequence ATGAGTTTTGCTGATTCAACCAATCCGAGTGCCCCTGTTTCCATGACAGATAAGTGGGACAAGACCTTCGCTGAGAGCCAGAAAGTCGAACATCGTAAAGTCTCGTTCCAGAATCGATATGGCATCACCTTAGTGGGCGATCTTTACCTGCCTAAAGACCGTGGCGATCGCAAGCTGGCTGCGATTGCGGTCAGTGGGCCTTTTGGCGCGGTGAAAGAGCAATCCAGCGGTCTGTATGCGCAGACGCTGGCGGAACAAGGATTTGTTACCCTGGCATTCGATCCCTCTTACACGGGGGAAAGCGGCGGCTATCCGCGAAACGTCGCCTCACCGGATATCAACACTGAAGATTTCAGCGCGGCAGTGGATTTCTTAGGGCTGCAAAAAGAGGTGGATCGCAATCGTATCGGGCTGCTCGGTATTTGCGGCTGGGGTGGCATGGCGTTGAACGACGCTGCGATGGATACCCGCGTCAAAGCGGTGGCTACCAGCGTGATGTACGACATGAGCCGGGCGATGGGCCATGGTGTGGGGGATGGCAAAGACCGTTATTCCACCGCCGACCGTCGTGCTGTTCTGCAATATCTGAACGAACAGCGCTGGAAGGATGCGCAGAGCGGCACCTTCGCACACGGCGGTCATGATATTAACGTCGACAGCAACGGCAAGGCCAGCGCGGGCGAGCGCGTTCTGCCAGAAACGCTGCCAGCAAATCCGCATCCGATACTGAAAGAGTTCTTCGATTACTATCGCATGCCGCGCGGCTTCCACGAGCGTTCCGTTAACTCGACCGGGGCGTGGACGGCAACGATGCCACTGTCGTTTATGAATATGCCGCTGCTGAGCTACGCCAGTGAAATCACCATCCCCACGCTTATTGTGACCGGTGAGAAAGCGCATTCACGCTATTTTGCTGAAGATGCTTTCAAGGCGATTGGCAGTAAAGACAAAGAACTGGTCGTGGTGCCAGGGGCAAATCATGTGGACCTCTACGATAACGTGGCCGGAAAAATACCTTTCGCGAAGTTCGAACAATTTTTCCAGACCAAACTGAAATAA
- a CDS encoding LysR family transcriptional regulator, producing the protein MAKRENYNELYLFMQVVREGSFTAAAQRLGLAQSGVSRSVRELEERLGVQLLVRTTRKLSLTQAGEQLYQKTASGFDTLDRGLATLAHYRETPSGTVRINASQHAIDKCLLPKLAVFKQRYPDIRLELMNESRFVDIIEERFDAGVRLGPEVGQGMVAVRITPDMEMAVVGTPEHFHRFGFPQTPADLKAHPCIAYQFADGSVYQWELIQNDKKITHQPEGQWALSDSYMEAEAARLGLGLAYVPVELVADDLEHGNLIRVLQRYSLRMEGLFLYYPHRNVSPALRMVIETLKI; encoded by the coding sequence ATGGCGAAAAGGGAGAATTACAACGAGCTGTACTTGTTTATGCAGGTTGTACGGGAAGGCAGTTTCACCGCGGCTGCTCAGCGGCTGGGGCTCGCTCAATCAGGGGTCAGTCGTTCTGTTCGTGAGCTTGAAGAAAGGCTGGGCGTCCAGCTGCTGGTGCGTACCACGCGTAAACTGTCGCTGACGCAAGCAGGCGAGCAGCTCTATCAGAAGACGGCATCTGGATTTGATACGTTAGATCGTGGGCTTGCCACGCTGGCGCATTATCGAGAGACGCCCTCCGGCACGGTGCGTATCAATGCCAGCCAGCACGCCATTGATAAATGCCTGCTGCCTAAGCTGGCGGTATTTAAACAGCGCTACCCTGATATCAGGCTAGAACTGATGAATGAGAGCCGGTTCGTCGATATCATCGAGGAAAGATTCGATGCCGGCGTTCGTCTGGGGCCTGAAGTCGGCCAGGGCATGGTCGCGGTGCGCATTACGCCGGATATGGAGATGGCCGTTGTGGGTACGCCTGAACATTTTCACCGCTTCGGTTTTCCACAAACCCCGGCGGATTTAAAGGCGCATCCCTGCATCGCCTATCAGTTTGCCGATGGCAGCGTATATCAGTGGGAACTCATTCAGAATGATAAAAAAATCACCCATCAACCTGAAGGGCAATGGGCATTATCCGACAGCTATATGGAAGCAGAAGCCGCCCGGCTGGGTCTTGGGCTGGCCTATGTCCCTGTCGAACTGGTCGCGGATGATTTAGAACACGGTAATCTTATCAGGGTGTTGCAGCGTTACAGCCTGCGAATGGAAGGATTATTTCTTTATTATCCTCATCGCAACGTCTCCCCTGCCCTGCGAATGGTCATTGAGACGCTGAAAATTTAA
- a CDS encoding ABC transporter substrate-binding protein, with protein MHANSTFYSSKKTLLAILGTTALLLTSGFSAAAKTEYPLTIKNCGRDITFNQAPTRVATVGQNSTEILYSLGLADRVVGTSLWFGPVLDTYKTANEKVAVIAQNIPSFEGIVAKKPDLVASQFEWQIGPAGTVASYEQFSELKVPVYTAPADCAKDNEDGGDGVRKGMFDIAMVYQEVADLAKIFDVQDKGEALIASLKAREAAAKNKITGMDKNVSAVFWFSSADLQLDPYVAGKFGPAAWIAQTLGVKNVIDSAEEWPTVGWETIAKANPSVIVLGEMSRRRFPADDWKVKMEYLKSDPVTKLVPAVKENHLPVIDVQTMNAGIRTIDGVEKLADALVEYGLAHPQAAH; from the coding sequence ATGCACGCTAATTCTACCTTTTACTCCTCTAAAAAAACGCTTCTGGCTATTTTGGGCACGACTGCTCTGCTGCTTACTTCCGGTTTTTCTGCCGCGGCAAAAACCGAATATCCTCTGACGATTAAAAACTGTGGCCGCGATATTACCTTCAACCAGGCACCAACGCGCGTGGCAACGGTGGGACAGAATAGTACCGAGATTCTTTATTCATTAGGGCTGGCCGATCGCGTCGTGGGCACTTCACTGTGGTTTGGCCCGGTACTGGATACTTATAAAACAGCAAATGAAAAAGTTGCCGTTATTGCGCAAAATATTCCCAGCTTTGAAGGGATTGTGGCTAAAAAACCGGATCTGGTCGCCAGCCAGTTTGAATGGCAAATCGGCCCAGCAGGCACGGTTGCCTCTTATGAACAGTTTAGTGAACTGAAGGTTCCCGTTTATACCGCGCCGGCTGACTGTGCGAAAGATAACGAAGATGGTGGTGATGGTGTCCGTAAGGGTATGTTTGATATTGCCATGGTGTATCAGGAAGTCGCCGATTTGGCGAAAATCTTCGATGTTCAGGATAAAGGCGAAGCGTTGATTGCCAGCCTTAAAGCACGTGAAGCCGCAGCGAAAAATAAAATTACCGGAATGGATAAGAATGTTTCCGCGGTGTTCTGGTTCTCAAGCGCCGATTTGCAGCTCGATCCTTACGTTGCCGGGAAGTTTGGCCCAGCTGCGTGGATAGCCCAAACGCTGGGTGTGAAGAATGTGATTGATTCTGCCGAAGAATGGCCAACAGTGGGCTGGGAAACCATCGCTAAAGCTAATCCTTCGGTCATTGTGCTCGGAGAGATGAGCCGTCGGCGTTTCCCGGCAGATGACTGGAAGGTCAAGATGGAATACCTCAAGTCCGACCCTGTCACCAAACTGGTTCCTGCCGTCAAGGAAAACCATCTGCCGGTCATTGACGTACAGACAATGAATGCCGGGATCAGAACTATTGATGGGGTGGAAAAACTGGCGGATGCCCTTGTTGAATATGGCTTAGCGCATCCGCAGGCTGCTCATTAA
- a CDS encoding CatB-related O-acetyltransferase has product MKARLYSFSEDANDTFVFRWTRKHYEFCMDNNIFLNHRGKKVYKERNLLLLSKGDKIRIEADVIAEQYSTMPVKSFSSVGAFSFPTCQLPGNVRIGRFCSIASNVKIMGGNHPMNRFTTHMLTYNGEFDKYAASEFGQNWTLKPFITKPKDLTIGNDVWIGNDVVLKGGISIGDGAVVAANSVVTKDVPPYAIVAGVPAKIIKYRFESGIIEELLKIKWWNYNYTDLPDNSKCDDIINFVTEMNKLISNGSIQQKIYKKFNLTETFTTL; this is encoded by the coding sequence ATGAAAGCCAGACTCTATAGTTTTTCAGAAGATGCAAATGATACTTTTGTTTTTAGATGGACCAGAAAACATTATGAGTTTTGCATGGATAACAATATCTTTTTAAATCATAGAGGAAAGAAAGTTTATAAAGAAAGGAATTTGCTACTATTATCTAAAGGTGACAAAATTCGAATTGAAGCTGATGTTATTGCTGAGCAATATTCAACTATGCCGGTAAAAAGTTTTTCCAGCGTAGGCGCATTTTCATTTCCAACCTGTCAATTGCCGGGTAATGTACGAATCGGCAGATTTTGTAGCATTGCATCAAATGTAAAAATCATGGGTGGGAACCATCCAATGAATCGTTTTACTACTCATATGCTTACTTATAATGGCGAGTTTGATAAATATGCTGCCAGCGAGTTTGGACAAAACTGGACGTTGAAACCATTTATCACTAAACCTAAGGATTTAACGATTGGCAATGATGTCTGGATTGGTAATGATGTTGTTTTAAAGGGGGGGATTTCAATTGGCGATGGCGCTGTTGTTGCTGCAAATTCTGTGGTTACTAAAGATGTGCCTCCATATGCTATTGTCGCAGGGGTTCCAGCAAAAATTATCAAATACAGATTTGAGTCCGGTATTATCGAAGAGTTGTTAAAAATAAAATGGTGGAACTATAATTACACCGATTTGCCTGATAACAGCAAATGCGACGATATCATAAATTTCGTCACTGAAATGAATAAGTTGATATCAAATGGTAGTATTCAACAAAAGATATATAAAAAATTCAATCTTACCGAAACATTCACAACTCTTTAG
- a CDS encoding GNAT family N-acetyltransferase: MIPFRFSEMTHADIPAVQSFLIEHLNLFFNAGRSMPSGEEDLFDLERQYLLQERNSLLCAWSEKQELIATLAVCQYNDRIAELRGRYNLSETAEICRCYVDERYRRQGIGSQLFSLAEVFCQQHQYKVLYLHTHHFLPGGYHFWLRNNFNVIMDMQDEWQLVHMESSQKKDSTANTQHF; this comes from the coding sequence ATGATCCCATTTAGGTTTAGTGAGATGACTCACGCCGATATTCCTGCTGTTCAGTCGTTCCTTATTGAACATCTTAATCTGTTCTTCAATGCTGGTAGATCCATGCCTTCTGGCGAAGAAGATCTCTTTGATCTCGAACGACAGTATCTGTTACAGGAAAGGAATTCATTACTTTGCGCATGGAGCGAAAAACAAGAATTAATCGCTACACTGGCGGTATGTCAATATAATGATCGGATTGCTGAACTGCGCGGACGCTATAACTTGTCTGAAACAGCGGAAATTTGTCGTTGCTACGTGGATGAACGCTATCGCAGACAGGGGATCGGCAGTCAATTGTTTTCCTTAGCTGAGGTATTTTGTCAGCAACATCAATATAAAGTTTTGTATCTTCACACACATCATTTTTTACCCGGCGGTTATCATTTCTGGTTGCGTAACAATTTTAACGTGATTATGGATATGCAGGATGAATGGCAGTTGGTACACATGGAGAGTTCACAAAAAAAAGATTCAACTGCTAATACGCAGCATTTTTGA